GATAAAACTGCGCAGTTGGCTGGTTGTGATAAGTACTCCAGGTTTCACCACCGTCATAAGTGACCTGAGCACCACCATCATCTGCCATAATCATTCTTCGGGGATCTTCCGGTGCTATCCAGAGATCATGATGATCACCATGCGGAGCTTCTGCAGACGAAAAACTTTTTCCACCGTCTGTGGATTTATGATAATTAACATTCAGCACATAAACACTATTGTCGTCCTTCGTATCAGTGTAAACGCGGGTGTAATACCATGCTCGCTGACGCATGGATCTGTCATCGTTGGTTTTTACCCAGCTTTTGCCACCATCATCCGAACGAAAGATTCCACCATTTTCATTTTCAATGATAGCAAATAATCTTTCACTATTGTTATGAGCTACAGCGATGCCTGCAATTCCCCATATGCCTGTGGGTAAACCTTCATTTGCGGATATATTTTTCCATGTTTCTCCACTATCTGTGCTTTTCCAGAGTGCTGAACCGTCTCCGCCACTGGATAAAGAATATGGAGTACGTCTTATGTTCCATGTAGTAGCATACAGTATTCTGGGATTTGTGGGATCCATACAAAGATCTACCGCTCCGGCATCTGCATTTGCAAAAAGGACTTTTTTCCAGGATTTGCCACCATCTGTGCTTTTGTAAACACCCCGGTCTGATGAGCTTTTATATAAATCACCTAATACAGCAGCATAAACCACATCAGAGTCCTTTGGGTGTATTCTGATACGTGTGATATGTCGTGATTTTTCCAGACCTGTCGCTTTCCAGGTTTTGCCGGCATCTTCTGATTTATACATTCCGGTACCAAAGGATACGTTTCCTCTGACTGTTTTTTCGCCACCACCTACATAGATCACATTATGGTCTGATTCTGCAACAGATATACTTCCTATTGATCCTCCAAAAAATCCGTCAGAAATATTACTCCAACTTCTCCCGCCATCAATCGTCTTCCAGACTCCGCCACCGGTTGCGCCAAAATAAAATAAATTGGCTTTTCCGGGCACTCCGGTTACAGCACATGATCTGCCTCCTCTGAAAGGCCCGATATGTCTCCAACTCAGGGAAGAATAATAATTTTCGGCATTTTGTATTTGAGAAGCGGCCTGTTGTGCATGGGTGTATTCAAAAATTAAAAAAAGGATACACAAAACACTTGAATACTTTTTCATATCTGACAGATATTTAATGGGTTATTGTAAATTGTTTAAACAAACACTAAAATGAACTTAAAGATATAAACGATCCTTACAAAAATCATTTAAACAGGTGAAAATACTATAAAAATAGAGGTTCATGTGAATTAAAACTATAAAAAATAATAAAAGGCTTCATATTCCTTTGATATTAAATTTTATATTAATATGTTTGTTGCAATATTTTATACACTAACTACATACCACAACTAATGCAACAGGACAATCTGGTTTTGATTGATGTGTGTCTGCCTAAAGAGAAGTTACTCATTTTTTTAGGCAATTATATTAATGATTTATTAAAAAATTATGATATAAATGCGGACGGATATGTGGTTAAACTGGCAATACTGACAAATGAGTCAATGGGTATCAGTGCCTTGCAAAAGACAGTACGATTCAAATTGCCATTAGCATTTAATTTTGAAAAATTTGCAGGACTTTTTACAGTCTCAGGAGGGGGAGAAATAGAAGCAATGCTTGAAATAAAGTGGGACATCTCCAAGGATTTGGTATTCAGTGCCACAACAAACCTTATCGGGCATGAGTGGATAAAAACCCCTACAGTCAAACTGGGAAGTCTGGACATTCCGATCGAAACTTTAAGTAATTGGGTATTGCGAAAGCTGGATGATGAAATTACAACCGGAATGGATGCTGCTATAAATAATGCTGTGTCCCTCCCTGATCAACTTAGAAACCTGATTAAGCAAACAGGGGTAAATTATTTGATAATGTCTGATCCGGCTTTATTTGCAAATGTAGATATTGCTACCATTCAATGTTGGGCGGTGACTGAAGATGCGGAGAATATTATGTTAAAACTTGCGGTGGAAAGTACAGTATCCATTTCAGACAAAAAACAAGTATTATCTGATTTTCGTTTACCGGATTTTGAATGGAAGGATGTTGTGATGCAGGAATGGGTTCAGAAAATGGATGTTTCTGTTTCCTATCGGGTTTTAGAGACAATGATTCAGCAGTTTTTAGAGGGACGCGAAATTGGTGGAAAGACCTTTGTGGTGGACAGAATCAAAATCAGTCAATCAGACAAGCTGTCGGTGGATATTGATATAACTGAGCCAATCAAAGCAAAATTGCAAATTGAAGGAGTTCCGGAGTTCTCATCCGATAGCGGAGTTTTGACAGTATCCGATTTGAATGTGGATGTTACAGCAAAGAGTATTATTTACAAACTGACTTCGCCCATTATAGAGCGGTTGATCAGAGGTAAAATTGAAGAAATATTGCCTTTTAATATTCATGATGTTATTCAAACAGAAAAACAAAAAAAATTACCTTTTCAGACTTCTGTTCCGCCGCTGGAAGTTGTAGTCAATGCGGGAGATTTAAATCTTTTGGAAATGAGACCGGAAGAAGATAATGTGGAAATGATTTTTTTAATAAAGAATGTATCCATCGTTTTATCTCTTTGATAGCGACAATAAGTATCTAAAGTTGGTGAAATGAAAAATATTAGCTAAATGGTAATATTTATATTCAAGAATAATGGAACAGCATTGTTAATGCTTCCCGCAACCCCTGCCCGCTTCGGAGCAGGCGGGCTCAATCCCTGAAGGGACGACCTTCCCACTATAACCTAATTGTACCAAAAGTTCAAATAATCAAATACGCTTTAATTACATGATTAAATGTTATTTGATTTATTGATACCAAAATTCAGTTGATTAAGACAGTCATTTTAATTTAAAGTTCAGGTGTTTAGTACAAACTATTTGAATCATTATTCTGTTAAAGGGGATAAATTAATAAAATGGAAAAAGTATATCTCGGCGCAGGCTGCTTTTGGTGTGTAGAAGCTATATTTCAGAATCTGAATGGGGTAGAGAGCGTGAAATCCGGCTATATGGGAGGTCATATAAAAAATCCTGCCTATAGAGAAGTTTGTGAAGGTACGACCGGACATGCGGAAGTGATAGAAGTAGAATATGATCCAAACATAATTCATTTTGAACAGCTTTTGGATGTTTTTTGGGCAACACATGACCCGACCACTTTAAACCGGCAAGGTGCTGACAAAGGAACACAATACCGCTCTGCTATCTTTTACACTTCTGATTTTCAGAAAGATCTCGCAGAAATTTCTAAAAAAAATGTGGCTACCACACTTTGGGATGACCCGATTGTAACAGAAATATCACCAGCTTCCGTTTTTTATGAGGCGGAGCCGTATCACCAGAATTATTTTAATCAGAACAGTTCACAGAGTTATTGTTCGATTGTCATCCATCCCAAACTCTCTAAATTTAAAACGAAATTCGTTCATCTCTTAAAAAAGTAAAAATGTCTGAAAAATATAATAAATTATCTTCTGAAGAAGAATATGTGATTCTTAAAAAAGGTACCGAAAGACCATTTACCGGTGAATATGATAAATTTTTCCAGCCCGGGACATTTATCT
The genomic region above belongs to Saprospiraceae bacterium and contains:
- a CDS encoding DUF4403 family protein: MQQDNLVLIDVCLPKEKLLIFLGNYINDLLKNYDINADGYVVKLAILTNESMGISALQKTVRFKLPLAFNFEKFAGLFTVSGGGEIEAMLEIKWDISKDLVFSATTNLIGHEWIKTPTVKLGSLDIPIETLSNWVLRKLDDEITTGMDAAINNAVSLPDQLRNLIKQTGVNYLIMSDPALFANVDIATIQCWAVTEDAENIMLKLAVESTVSISDKKQVLSDFRLPDFEWKDVVMQEWVQKMDVSVSYRVLETMIQQFLEGREIGGKTFVVDRIKISQSDKLSVDIDITEPIKAKLQIEGVPEFSSDSGVLTVSDLNVDVTAKSIIYKLTSPIIERLIRGKIEEILPFNIHDVIQTEKQKKLPFQTSVPPLEVVVNAGDLNLLEMRPEEDNVEMIFLIKNVSIVLSL
- the msrA gene encoding peptide-methionine (S)-S-oxide reductase MsrA, which produces MEKVYLGAGCFWCVEAIFQNLNGVESVKSGYMGGHIKNPAYREVCEGTTGHAEVIEVEYDPNIIHFEQLLDVFWATHDPTTLNRQGADKGTQYRSAIFYTSDFQKDLAEISKKNVATTLWDDPIVTEISPASVFYEAEPYHQNYFNQNSSQSYCSIVIHPKLSKFKTKFVHLLKK